A genomic window from Solanum stenotomum isolate F172 chromosome 10, ASM1918654v1, whole genome shotgun sequence includes:
- the LOC125843291 gene encoding pentatricopeptide repeat-containing protein At5g46580, chloroplastic, producing MAAKFSTGLDIHCSIPYTSDTKLLYGSSSSSTKSSRLSLKRFTILCNSTSKSPKPNLDLDSSRKKPSLSEQLKPLSNTILDDPPNQARILSKPKSTWVNPTRPKPSVLSLQRQKRSSYSYNPQIRDLKNFARRLSESHFSDDAFLAVLEDIPHPPTRDNALLVLNSLRPWQKTIFFFNWIKTRNLFPLETIFYNVAMKSLRFGRQFQQIEELAFEMIESGVELDNITYSTIITCAKRCNLFDKAVEWFERMYKTGLMPDEVTYSAVLDVYAQLGKVEEVMSLYERGRASGWTPDPVAFAVLAKVFGAAGDYDGIRFVLQEMKALEVQPNLVVYNTLLEAMGKAGKPGLARSLFEEMVDSGLTPDAKTLTALIKIYGKARWARDALDLWERMKSNGWPMDFILYNTLLSMCADLGLEEEAETLFHDMRKSDNCRLDSWSYTAMLNIYGSVGNAEKAMALFEEMSRVGIELNVMGCTCLVQCFGRAQRIDDLVKVFEVSVQRGVKPDDRLCGCLLSVVSYCKGDDADKVLACLQQANPRLVTFVKMLEDESTSYDIVKEEFRSILTNTSDDARRPFCNCLIDICRKRNLAERAHELLYLGTVYGLYPGLHTKTPEEWRLNVRALSVGAAQTAFEEWMRTLAKIVQSEEPLPEVLSANTGAGTHKFSQGLANAFASHVEKLAAPFKQSEEKAGFFIATREDVVSWVQSKAAATA from the coding sequence ATGGCTGCAAAATTCTCTACTGGTTTAGACATCCATTGCAGCATACCTTACACTTCAGACACAAAGCTTCTTTATggttcatcttcttcttccacCAAATCATCAAGATTGTCCCTGAAAAGATTCACTATTCTTTGCAATTCCActtcaaaatctccaaaaccAAATCTTGATTTagattcttcaagaaaaaaACCCTCTCTTTCTGAACAACTAAAGCCACTTTCCAACACCATTCTTGATGACCCACCAAACCAAGCAAGAATTCTTTCTAAGCCAAAGTCAACTTGGGTAAACCCCACAAGGCCTAAACCTTCTGTTTTGTCTTTACAGAGGCAGAAAAGGTCTTCTTACTCTTACAATCCTCAAATTAGAGACCTTAAGAATTTTGCTAGGAGGTTAAGTGAGTCTCATTTCTCTGATGATGCTTTCTTGGCTGTTCTTGAAGATATCCCACATCCACCCACTAGAGATAATGCTTTGTTGGTGCTTAATAGTTTGAGGCCATGGCAAAagactatttttttcttcaattggATCAAGACTAGGAATTTGTTTCCTCTTGAAACTATCTTTTATAATGTTGCTATGAAGTCTTTGAGGTTTGGGAGGCAGTTTCAGCAGATTGAGGAATTAGCTTTTgagatgattgaaagtggggtTGAGCTGGATAACATTACTTATTCTACTATTATTACTTGTGCTAAAAGGTGTAATCTTTTTGATAAGGCAGTGGAGTGGTTTGAGAGGATGTATAAGACTGGTTTGATGCCTGATGAAGTTACTTATTCTGCTGTTTTGGATGTGTATGCTCAGTTGGGGAAGGTTGAGGAGGTGATGAGCTTGTATGAGAGAGGGAGGGCTAGTGGATGGACTCCAGACCCTGTTGCTTTTGCTGTGTTGGCTAAAGTGTTTGGTGCAGCTGGGGATTATGATGGTATTAGGTTTGTGTTGCAAGAAATGAAGGCACTTGAAGTGCAGCCTAATTTGGTTGTGTATAATACATTGTTAGAGGCAATGGGTAAGGCTGGGAAGCCTGGTTTGGCAAGGAGCCTGTTTGAGGAAATGGTGGATTCAGGGCTTACCCCGGATGCGAAGACGTTAACAGCATTGATCAAGATTTATGGGAAGGCAAGGTGGGCTAGAGATGCTTTGGATCTTTGGGAAAGAATGAAGTCTAATGGATGGCCTATGGACTTCATTTTGTACAATACATTGTTGAGTATGTGTGCAGATCTTGGGTTGGAGGAAGAGGCCGAGACGTTGTTTCATGATATGAGGAAGTCGGATAATTGTAGACTTGATAGCTGGAGCTATACAGCAATGCTGAACATATATGGAAGCGTAGGAAATGCAGAGAAAGCTATGGCTTTGTTTGAGGAAATGTCTAGAGTAGGTATCGAGCTTAACGTTATGGGATGCACTTGTTTGGTTCAGTGCTTTGGTAGAGCACAGAGGATAGATGATTTGGTTAAGGTGTTTGAAGTCTCAGTACAAAGAGGAGTCAAGCCAGATGACAGACTTTGTGGATGCTTACTCTCAGTTGTGTCCTATTGCAAGGGCGACGACGCAGATAAGGTCCTTGCTTGTCTACAACAAGCTAACCCAAGATTGGTAACCTTTGTCAAGATGTTAGAAGATGAGAGCACTAGCTATGACATTGTGAAAGAAGAGTTCAGGTCCATACTGACTAATACATCAGATGATGCTAGAAGGCCCTTCTGTAATTGTCTAATTGATATATGCAGAAAGAGAAATCTCGCAGAGAGGGCTCACGAGCTTCTGTACTTGGGAACTGTATATGGACTATACCCAGGTTTACATACTAAGACACCAGAAGAATGGCGATTGAACGTACGAGCACTATCTGTTGGTGCAGCTCAAACTGCATTTGAAGAATGGATGAGAACACTAGCTAAGATTGTGCAGAGTGAAGAGCCCTTGCCTGAAGTGTTATCAGCAAACACAGGAGCTGGTACTCACAAGTTCTCACAGGGTTTGGCAAATGCCTTTGCTTCTCATGTGGAGAAGCTTGCTGCTCCTTTCAAACAGAGTGAAGAGAAGGCCGGTTTCTTCATCGCGACTCGTGAAGATGTAGTGTCATGGGTCCAATCAAAGGCAGCTGCAACTgcataa
- the LOC125843290 gene encoding protein phosphatase 2C 29-like encodes MGGGFSQLFPCFNPAVNRGETEVIFTAGEPLDETLGHSFCYVRSSARFVSPTHSDRFVSPSQSLRFDEPAPLRSRQLGPSETGFRAISGASVSANTSTPRTVLQLDNFYDDATGNDAGGGLVGFNGGNNVRGSVVNGFESTSSFSALPLQPVPRGGVSGEPSGPMERAFFMSGPIERGALSGPLDATAGSDGGGGGNRVPFSAPLGGVYVKKRRKKGISGIKKAFYRNFSEKKRPWVVPVRNFVSGRKDIPAAGDCTHDSDMGSESNVQWALGKAGEDRVHVVVSEEHGWLFVGIYDGFNGPDAPEFLMSNLYKAMYKELEGLFWDSEDTSNPEGANPSSESEVIAANSSIPDSNLVPGATNIGVDGVEEGESEVNLQQVDRRPSKKVTFESGEIEVRRRRLWEFLAEEDPEDGLDLSGSDRFAFSVDDALSVNNAGSAVNRRSLLLSKLKHGLLSKHKESKKLFPWKFGLEAKEKVEEEENRVEEERTSRNEKRRKTGPVDHELVLRAMSRALEVTELAYLDMTDRVLDRYPELALMGSCLLVALMRDEDVYVMNVGDSRAIVAKYEPEEVSSTSESKGPRNGGLTAEGIVEETTSACNEENKVTNEAPVQGMKLTALQLSTDHSTNIEEEVIRIKSEHPDDSNCIVNGRVKGRLKVTRAFGAGFLKQPKFNDVLLEMFRNVYIGNAPYVSCTPSLRHHRLCPGDQFLVLSSDGLYQDLSNEEVVSHVENFMEKFPDGDPAQHLIEELLFRAAKKAGMELHELLDIPQGDRRKYHDDVTVMVISLEGRIWKSSGKYL; translated from the exons AGGTGATCTTCACCGCCGGTGAACCGCTTGATGAAACCCTCGGCCATTCCTTCTGTTATGTGAGGTCATCTGCGAGGTTTGTATCTCCCACTCACTCAGATCGATTTGTTTCACCTTCTCAGTCGTTACGGTTTGACGAACCAGCTCCTCTGAGGTCGAGGCAGCTTGGTCCATCGGAAACTGGGTTTCGTGCCATTTCTGGAGCTTCTGTCAGTGCTAACACTTCTACTCCCAGAACTGTCCTTCAACTTGACAATTTTTACGATGATGCCACTGGAAATGATGCTGGTGGTGGTCTTGTGGGTTTTAATGGCGGTAATAATGTTAGGGGCAGTGTTGTAAATGGTTTCGAGAGTACGTCGTCGTTTAGTGCTTTGCCGCTTCAGCCGGTACCTCGAGGCGGAGTTAGCGGTGAACCGTCCGGTCCAATGGAGAGGGCCTTTTTCATGTCTGGTCCGATCGAACGTGGGGCACTATCTGGACCGCTTGATGCTACCGCCGGTTCAGACGGCGGCGGCGGAGGTAACCGGGTTCCGTTCTCTGCTCCACTGGGTGGAGTTTATGTCAAAAAGAGGAGGAAAAAGGGCATTTCGGGAATTAAAAAAGCCTTCTACAGGAATTTCTCCGAGAAGAAACGGCCGTGGGTAGTACCGGTGAGAAACTTTGTCAGCGGCAGAAAGGACATTCCCGCCGCCGGGGACTGTACACATGATTCGGATATGGGCAGCGAATCCAATGTTCAATGGGCATTGGGTAAAGCGGGGGAGGATCGTGTGCATGTGGTTGTATCGGAAGAGCATGGATGGCTATTTGTTGGAATTTATGATGGTTTTAATGGCCCTGATGCCCCGGAGTTTTTGATGAGTAATCTATACAAAGCTATGTATAAAGAATTGGAGGGTTTATTTTGGGATAGTGAAGATACTAGTAATCCAGAAGGGGCAAATCCAAGTTCAGAAAGCGAAGTGATTGCTGCGAATTCTAGCATACCTGATTCTAATTTAGTACCGGGGGCAACTAATATCGGGGTTGATGGAGTagaagaaggtgaaagtgagGTGAATTTGCAGCAGGTGGATAGAAGGCCGTCAAAGAAGGTGACTTTTGAGTCAGGGGAGATAGAAGTTAGGAGGAGGAGATTGTGGGAATTTTTAGCAGAAGAGGATCCAGAAGATGGGCTTGATCTTTCGGGTTCAGATAGATTTGCATTTTCAGTAGACGATGCATTAAGTGTAAATAATGCTGGTTCAGCAGTGAATAGGAGGTCGTTGCTGTTGTCGAAATTGAAACATGGATTGTTAAGTAAGCACAAAGAGAGTAAGAAATTATTCCCATGGAAATTTGGATTGGAAGCTAAGGAGAAAGTTGAAGAGGAGGAGAATAGAGTTGAGGAGGAAAGGACTAGTAGAAATGAGAAGAGGCGAAAGACGGGTCCAGTTGATCATGAGTTGGTTTTAAGGGCAATGTCCAGGGCTCTTGAAGTTACTGAGTTAGCGTACTTGGATATGACAGATAGAGTTCTTGATCGATATCCGGAGCTAGCACTTATGGGGTCTTGTTTGTTGGTTGCTTTAATGAGAGATGAAGATGTGTATGTAATGAACGTAGGAGATAGTCGTGCTATTGTGGCAAAATATGAGCCTGAGGAGGTTAGTTCTACTTCAGAATCCAAAGGTCCACGTAATGGCGGGTTGACTGCTGAGGGCATTGTTGAAGAAACAACAAGTGCCTGCAATGAGGAGAATAAGGTGACAAATGAGGCACCTGTTCAGGGTATGAAGCTGACTGCATTGCAATTATCCACTGATCACAGCACAAATATTGAAGAA GAAGTTATTAGAATTAAGAGTGAGCACCCAGATGACAGCAATTGCATTGTCAATGGTCGGGTAAAAGGTCGTTTGAAGGTCACTCGTGCCTTTGGTGCAGGCTTCCTCAAACAG CCTAAATTCAACGATGTATTGCTAGAAATGTTTCGGAATGTGTACATTGGCAATGCTCCTTATGTTTCTTGTACACCTTCATTGCGCCACCATAGACTCTGTCCAGGGGATCAGTTTTTGGTGCTCTCCTCTGATGGCTTATACCAAGACTTGAGCAATGAGGAGGTGGTCTCTCATGTTGAGAATTTCATGGAGAAATTTCCAGATGGGGATCCTGCTCAACACCTGATTGAGGAGCTTTTGTTCCGTGCAGCCAAGAAAGCTG GAATGGAATTGCATGAATTGCTGGATATCCCTCAAGGAGACCGCAGGAAGTACCATGATGATGTTACTGTTATGGTGATATCTCTTGAAGGAAGAATTTGGAAGTCGTCAGGGAAATACCTCTGA